In Legionella spiritensis, the following proteins share a genomic window:
- a CDS encoding cytochrome b, with product MRIRNTRDRYGLIAILMHWVLALLMIGLIILGLYMVELPISLQKLKFYGWHKEYGFLVLGLAILRLMWRFINVTPHLELPRWESFAAHSVHWTFYGFMFALPVTGWLITSAAALPASFFGLVTLPNLVSPNEDARILYIEIHKWLGYALIAVIFLHIAAALKHHFIDKDDILRRMIS from the coding sequence ATGAGAATAAGGAATACCAGGGACAGGTATGGATTGATTGCTATTTTGATGCATTGGGTTTTAGCGCTCTTGATGATTGGACTTATTATCCTTGGACTGTATATGGTGGAATTACCCATCAGCCTGCAAAAGCTCAAATTTTACGGGTGGCACAAGGAATATGGTTTTCTGGTGTTGGGATTGGCTATACTTCGTCTTATGTGGCGTTTTATCAATGTGACACCACATCTTGAACTGCCCAGATGGGAGTCGTTTGCGGCTCATAGTGTTCACTGGACCTTTTATGGGTTCATGTTTGCCTTGCCGGTTACCGGATGGCTTATTACTTCCGCGGCGGCACTTCCGGCCTCTTTTTTTGGTTTGGTTACGTTGCCGAATCTGGTTTCCCCCAATGAAGATGCAAGAATATTGTATATTGAAATTCATAAATGGCTTGGCTATGCTTTGATTGCAGTTATCTTTCTGCATATCGCCGCGGCATTAAAACACCATTTTATTGATAAGGATGATATTTTAAGGAGAATGATTTCGTGA
- a CDS encoding acetoacetate decarboxylase: MSNKDDSKEKYTFVNEFDMPAPRWIRTYPAGPYRFINREFFIITYETDPELLKAILPPPLELLAPVIKFEFIRMPDSTGFGDYTESGQIIPVKYKGEEGGFTISMFLDCHAPIAGGREIWGFPKKLAKPKLFVEEDTLIGTLDYGSIRIATATMGYKHHPLDVKQVQESLKKPVFLLKNIPGVDGKPELNQLTRTYMTDLNVKGAWTGPGSIELHPHALAPISELYVKKIVSVSHFVTDLTLPYGEVVEDYLK, from the coding sequence ATGAGCAACAAAGACGATTCAAAAGAAAAATATACCTTTGTCAACGAGTTTGATATGCCTGCTCCTCGCTGGATTAGGACTTATCCGGCCGGACCCTATCGATTTATTAACCGTGAATTTTTTATTATTACCTACGAAACGGATCCGGAGCTTCTCAAGGCTATTTTACCACCGCCTCTGGAATTGCTGGCACCTGTGATAAAATTTGAATTTATCCGTATGCCCGATTCGACCGGATTTGGGGATTATACCGAATCAGGCCAGATTATCCCGGTAAAATACAAAGGCGAGGAAGGCGGTTTTACTATTTCCATGTTTCTGGATTGCCACGCACCTATTGCCGGTGGTCGTGAGATATGGGGATTTCCCAAAAAGCTTGCCAAACCCAAACTATTCGTGGAAGAAGATACTCTTATTGGTACGCTGGATTATGGAAGTATTCGCATTGCCACGGCTACTATGGGTTATAAGCATCACCCACTGGACGTTAAACAGGTTCAGGAATCTTTAAAAAAACCGGTATTTTTGCTAAAAAATATACCTGGGGTGGATGGTAAACCGGAGTTAAATCAGTTAACACGTACTTATATGACGGATCTTAATGTCAAAGGAGCATGGACCGGACCTGGCAGCATAGAACTGCATCCCCATGCCTTGGCACCCATCTCCGAGCTTTATGTGAAAAAAATAGTGTCGGTTTCGCATTTTGTTACCGATTTAACCTTACCTTATGGTGAGGTAGTGGAAGACTATTTAAAATAA
- a CDS encoding YceI family protein has translation MLHFVKRIMLLAAFMLPVSTVLYAQAETLTLDPEHTYVLWHIEHLGFSTQAGKWYASGTVTLDKDNPQNSKVEATVKIADVVTGIPELDKHLKGKLFFDEAKYPTATFVSNKVDVLGDTKARVYGTLTLHGVSKPLTLDVTLNKVGKNPVNEKMTVGFTAKTSLKRSDFGMKTLLPQLGDDVRIEIGAEAFKDKK, from the coding sequence ATGTTACATTTCGTTAAACGCATTATGCTGCTGGCTGCGTTCATGCTTCCTGTTTCAACGGTTTTATATGCGCAAGCGGAAACACTAACCCTGGATCCGGAACATACCTATGTTTTATGGCATATTGAACATTTAGGGTTTTCTACCCAGGCTGGTAAATGGTATGCAAGCGGAACAGTGACGCTGGATAAGGATAACCCTCAAAACAGCAAGGTTGAGGCGACTGTAAAAATTGCCGATGTTGTAACCGGTATACCGGAACTTGACAAGCATTTAAAAGGCAAACTCTTCTTTGATGAGGCAAAATATCCTACAGCAACCTTTGTGAGTAATAAAGTCGATGTACTAGGTGACACAAAGGCCAGGGTTTATGGTACCTTGACGTTACATGGTGTCAGTAAGCCGCTAACCCTTGATGTTACCTTAAATAAAGTCGGTAAAAACCCCGTTAATGAAAAAATGACCGTTGGTTTTACCGCGAAAACCAGTCTGAAACGCTCTGATTTTGGTATGAAAACACTACTGCCTCAACTTGGTGACGATGTCCGGATAGAAATTGGTGCGGAAGCCTTTAAAGATAAAAAATGA
- a CDS encoding YceI family protein: protein MISLRCLLTALLLALPFVAKSAVPEWQIIPEQSTLTFTGTQNDAPVSGQFKTFGGEIFVDPDNYQASKIHIIVDMNSVSASYADLKETLVTSDWFDVKMFPKAEYVASEFKKTGDNQYQAIGTLTIRNKTAPVTLTFTTSQPSRDMGVVEGTTIINRSTFGVGQGDWASTDEIKDPVKVTFKVVAKKK from the coding sequence GTGATCTCGCTTCGATGTTTGCTAACAGCATTGTTGCTGGCCTTGCCTTTTGTTGCCAAATCGGCAGTACCGGAGTGGCAAATTATTCCGGAGCAAAGCACTCTGACTTTTACAGGCACCCAGAATGACGCACCTGTATCGGGTCAATTTAAAACATTTGGTGGTGAGATTTTTGTAGACCCGGATAACTATCAGGCAAGTAAAATACATATTATTGTTGATATGAATTCTGTGTCAGCCTCTTATGCCGATTTAAAGGAAACGCTGGTTACTTCGGACTGGTTCGACGTCAAAATGTTTCCTAAAGCGGAATACGTAGCCAGTGAATTTAAAAAAACCGGTGATAATCAATATCAGGCGATTGGCACACTGACCATCAGGAATAAAACGGCACCTGTTACCCTGACGTTTACAACGAGCCAACCGTCCAGGGACATGGGGGTAGTTGAGGGAACTACCATTATTAATCGATCAACGTTTGGGGTAGGCCAGGGTGATTGGGCAAGCACAGACGAAATAAAAGATCCCGTGAAAGTCACATTTAAAGTAGTCGCAAAAAAGAAGTGA
- a CDS encoding ankyrin repeat domain-containing protein: protein MITTLAKNLSLAVENLKDSKLKTLIEPHINPDANQQDELFTRQYPNHRVIRNDGRTAYRLANELTYHNPLNMLLVYAPVEVCRDICDYLLTLDDKDFVQILSTCHHHPSNDKLHERVMSTLTHYAPPAIATALLTRVQSLPASETIALLFGSSYWNRYFVQFTDLLDVQNDEITQILINMLAGIPGKDLFKLFQTTAFPLTSHAAFIDLFLLTPPLNEKQALTALALLDKFDHKELQQLLSGKTGEANLLAIIFSSQPESVINRFIPILEKIPADHLKKLLTARSAFAPDKTPLQILFSRKDCSTAAISLFERLNKDPDTLLPLLTDVSVSQCYSPLHTAVIHQNDRVIAYYLEQDKDDAKHKTVKKTMLRLARDHKHSDIEMLLLAAPIRRLIQKNALNNKNKQRCFDFLKTHPGILTTQWTQRKSLLHTAAAKGRNDMVLLLCKAGATTHCVDENGRTPLNEAIQNNHLDVLKNMAAPMSRSRMRAWVGSFPKLKETVALYEPLQNTLNKPSHQTFHQKIEQYCHENNDCYLYFLMKSGQLLGETKSEDLRTAVSEFIAQQLDKIAGVNPVHDRALQLQLMTLLFSLPGKELESLKNGPILNEDRSRKLGMILMQGLCQPAIYSSLSSREHRLILAQLSQPAIEELSLPSELARFHFLHTPFTDMPPDILLDYAQCLTIKELVDCCEQRRNPVLLILALQRLLQEDPVDEWLLGHLLPQLAQELILFNQDKPYRPDAEFLLLLNLTISGKLKQLINEKLREFPENSLLKTRLKLVFQQFKNEQPLLPDSLLRTTLQTMACDENIIGDPSYYPAYTELLSALAPDETTMILQALDKILQPSLSDAFTHAIYYPKLENNEETLSFLFHQFNQAVVRGLLARTDRNDYIHYVCHWFYDLRDPSLDEQMYGQLEDLISKSDPSLWHDVQTRMTHLLQKYDASLYLLTDLRVLLLETPLNMERIVSRLDEAGYETLIQLREYCFLIKNNDFTAIIDYVLEARRISLQVNHFPISGFSSGSESIKYWLDSALNHLDHQQKRALSIHALTTGLYLNEHSAKERLRHLTALLENHSGSIDSHAMVRIIQSYLPLLKEDVTSDGSQLFIMTLHNFFEHTRLSVVNKVIASLDTELLDLITQYCLHNLSTTDLETQTACRSVMTLLCQASESDSAGLKQIKHRLGHQDLDIIHDKTLKKIATSVLTEDKASLLDHTINGVWIQRLLTSPRFVSACSPQTLQELVERYRLVSLTLKQDEFNRLNSGLRQKMAFYRHHNNCLTRLEHRIKDSGQSVTALLEKRQRLLQFRASDSIRALLTQLEDNCFELRKDNPDRANAALNVLYTHYNNHLSGLRSDWLFKIADFVVTRSIGSKGDIAIAQNTLSGWLQRYLPHKTFEQHELSRKTAVFLYDINGKKIGFINESNRAMTFIDDEPRSFIELPGYRPGTLFYDRNRTIMGELTPSGEIKRENIFQKHTSALLVAKVPGDQLSQSPAALNLLIADILNENDLDKLYNESDSEKQSWIEEKIYGYLKTCRKTLHIDCFKIIIDRYSRDTVYSLLAVMPSAANAHHLLEVMLAHEDTRHELFSSERQNQFHTYLKNHNAQLIFAQFLLNHHNKPWFSQGLQAFATFAKETGQADLLIDALHRLHKHTYKHKTVREEQYDRVLTALLDGEEISSVIWKDFLNADQTSIIQNVDNRLAMFFKRRHCTPNIIKLNEQSDWSQSYQYRLILLILDKQRDEFFRQQELRYDKKNCWTARELGQYSHFVKMHGKTTAQIDRKNTIADYLISELVFRCANFGDNSLFYTTDKKFDGDFARKNLHRSYLNAIAARHYLPDSLTNLCKRLKNWFNRAPKQSRLVIEELKANQAIIDWKKVNDQTWDVNNSMTSLPIISAYLVNYSGSKDPLVRLITDYCTHPEFQKNSANFYPLTNVMIHLPDRDVSACLFSVLEDILSTAPELMDYTIFSHLASCYANRHVKRDMTPHEQQLALTKHFGLQQKYALVQRCCHLSRENQRHNKEPGVIQLIKKIETEARTEQKLGQHIGKWYFNLWQFVKRFWHYGHKGINHPTEFVTFCDSNSPYTTPVKSPDNIRTPEIGGQVITAQLVQHEKLQIFKKRYEKFLQEEARKKMKGATASYNVATEKATFFSCSKEHRRSSDGSTTAPVDNPISLLDTKNTCALYSVVVEGIRV, encoded by the coding sequence ATGATTACTACTCTGGCCAAAAACCTGTCACTTGCGGTAGAAAATCTTAAAGACAGTAAGCTAAAAACATTAATCGAACCTCATATCAATCCAGACGCAAATCAACAGGACGAATTATTTACCAGACAATACCCTAACCATCGGGTCATTCGCAACGATGGTCGCACCGCCTATCGTCTGGCAAACGAATTAACCTATCACAATCCGCTGAATATGCTACTGGTTTACGCGCCCGTAGAAGTTTGCCGGGATATCTGCGATTACCTTCTAACCCTGGATGATAAGGATTTCGTTCAAATACTCTCGACCTGCCATCATCACCCTTCCAACGATAAACTGCACGAGCGCGTCATGAGCACGTTAACGCATTACGCCCCACCTGCGATAGCCACAGCGCTCTTAACCCGTGTTCAAAGCCTGCCGGCATCAGAAACAATCGCACTGTTATTTGGTTCGTCCTACTGGAATCGCTATTTTGTACAATTTACTGATTTACTTGATGTGCAAAATGATGAAATAACACAAATATTGATAAACATGCTGGCAGGTATACCCGGTAAAGATCTATTTAAACTTTTTCAAACGACTGCTTTCCCGTTGACATCTCATGCGGCCTTTATCGATTTGTTTCTACTTACGCCGCCACTTAATGAAAAGCAGGCATTAACTGCACTTGCCCTTCTTGATAAATTCGACCACAAGGAATTGCAGCAATTACTCTCGGGCAAAACGGGTGAAGCCAATTTGCTCGCTATTATTTTTTCATCCCAACCGGAATCCGTGATTAACAGGTTTATTCCCATACTGGAGAAAATACCGGCCGATCATTTAAAAAAATTGTTAACTGCCCGCTCTGCGTTCGCTCCCGATAAAACACCGTTGCAAATACTGTTCTCCCGTAAGGATTGCTCTACGGCAGCCATATCCCTATTTGAACGCCTGAACAAGGATCCCGATACCCTGCTGCCATTATTGACCGACGTTTCCGTATCGCAGTGTTATTCACCATTACACACCGCGGTTATCCATCAAAATGACCGTGTTATAGCCTATTACCTTGAGCAAGACAAGGACGACGCCAAACATAAAACCGTCAAAAAAACCATGTTACGCCTGGCAAGGGATCACAAACATAGCGACATTGAAATGCTATTACTGGCAGCTCCTATCAGACGACTTATTCAAAAAAACGCCTTAAACAACAAAAACAAACAACGCTGTTTTGACTTCCTGAAAACTCATCCCGGAATTTTAACAACCCAATGGACACAACGTAAGTCTCTACTACATACGGCTGCTGCCAAAGGCCGAAACGACATGGTATTATTATTATGTAAAGCCGGCGCCACAACACATTGTGTTGACGAGAACGGACGAACCCCCCTCAATGAAGCCATTCAAAACAATCATCTTGATGTCCTGAAAAACATGGCCGCTCCAATGAGTCGGAGCCGCATGCGAGCATGGGTAGGGAGCTTTCCAAAACTCAAGGAAACTGTTGCACTTTATGAACCACTGCAAAACACCTTAAACAAGCCTTCCCACCAGACTTTTCATCAGAAAATTGAGCAATATTGCCATGAAAATAATGATTGCTATCTTTATTTTCTGATGAAGAGCGGACAATTATTGGGTGAAACAAAAAGCGAGGATTTACGAACAGCCGTATCCGAATTTATTGCGCAACAATTAGATAAAATAGCCGGCGTGAACCCTGTTCATGATCGTGCCTTGCAGCTGCAGTTAATGACTCTGCTGTTTTCCTTACCAGGTAAGGAACTGGAGTCGCTGAAGAATGGCCCGATCCTCAATGAGGATCGCAGTAGAAAGCTGGGTATGATACTCATGCAAGGCCTCTGTCAGCCAGCTATTTATTCCTCGTTATCTTCCCGCGAGCATCGCCTGATTCTTGCGCAGTTATCACAGCCCGCTATTGAAGAGTTATCATTACCGTCCGAATTAGCCCGTTTTCATTTTCTACACACCCCTTTCACCGACATGCCACCAGACATTCTGCTTGATTACGCACAATGTCTTACCATCAAAGAACTTGTCGACTGTTGTGAACAACGACGGAATCCTGTTTTGCTCATTCTGGCTCTGCAACGATTACTTCAGGAAGATCCCGTTGATGAATGGTTGCTTGGCCATTTGCTACCACAGCTCGCACAGGAATTGATTCTCTTTAATCAGGACAAACCTTATCGCCCGGATGCGGAATTCCTGCTGTTGTTGAATCTGACTATATCCGGGAAACTTAAACAGCTTATCAATGAAAAATTGCGTGAATTTCCGGAAAACAGCCTGTTAAAAACACGATTGAAACTCGTCTTTCAACAATTTAAAAATGAGCAGCCGCTATTGCCGGACAGTTTATTACGTACGACTTTGCAGACCATGGCCTGCGATGAAAACATAATTGGGGATCCGTCTTATTATCCCGCCTATACGGAACTTTTATCCGCGCTGGCTCCGGATGAAACAACCATGATCTTGCAAGCTCTTGATAAAATATTGCAACCGTCGCTCTCCGATGCTTTTACCCACGCCATTTATTATCCAAAACTGGAGAACAATGAGGAAACGTTGTCTTTTCTGTTTCATCAATTTAACCAGGCTGTAGTCCGGGGGTTACTGGCGAGAACGGATCGAAACGACTATATCCATTATGTCTGCCACTGGTTTTATGATCTGCGTGATCCTTCTCTGGATGAACAGATGTATGGACAGCTCGAGGATTTGATTAGCAAAAGTGATCCCTCTTTATGGCATGATGTACAAACTCGCATGACCCATCTGTTACAAAAATACGATGCCAGTTTGTATTTGCTTACGGATCTGAGAGTACTTCTCCTGGAAACTCCTTTAAACATGGAAAGGATAGTATCCCGTCTTGATGAGGCGGGGTATGAAACCCTTATTCAACTTCGGGAATATTGTTTCCTTATCAAAAACAATGATTTTACAGCCATTATTGATTATGTTCTGGAAGCGCGAAGAATCTCGTTGCAGGTTAATCATTTTCCAATATCGGGATTTTCTTCCGGATCCGAGTCCATCAAATATTGGCTTGATTCCGCCTTGAATCATCTGGATCATCAACAAAAACGGGCGTTATCCATCCATGCCCTTACAACAGGTCTGTATTTGAATGAACACAGCGCCAAAGAACGATTAAGACACTTGACCGCCTTGCTCGAAAATCATTCCGGCAGCATAGATAGTCACGCCATGGTTCGAATTATCCAATCTTATCTGCCTTTGTTAAAAGAGGACGTAACGTCTGATGGGTCACAATTATTCATAATGACACTCCATAATTTCTTTGAGCATACTCGTTTGTCCGTCGTCAATAAAGTCATCGCATCACTGGATACGGAGTTGCTGGATCTCATCACGCAATATTGCTTACACAATTTGAGCACAACCGATTTGGAAACACAGACTGCCTGCCGAAGCGTCATGACCTTATTATGCCAGGCTTCTGAGTCAGACAGCGCCGGGTTAAAACAAATCAAGCATCGTTTAGGCCACCAGGATCTGGATATCATTCACGACAAGACATTAAAAAAAATCGCAACATCAGTTCTTACCGAAGACAAGGCATCACTTCTGGATCATACGATTAATGGTGTCTGGATCCAGCGCCTGCTCACCTCGCCTCGATTTGTCTCGGCCTGCTCCCCGCAAACACTGCAAGAGCTTGTCGAACGCTATCGCCTTGTTTCCCTAACCCTGAAACAAGATGAGTTTAACCGGTTAAACAGTGGATTGCGTCAAAAAATGGCATTTTACAGGCATCATAACAATTGTCTGACGCGCCTTGAACACCGAATAAAAGACTCCGGCCAATCGGTTACGGCGTTGTTGGAAAAAAGGCAGCGCTTGCTTCAATTCAGAGCATCCGACAGCATTCGCGCCTTATTGACCCAACTGGAAGATAACTGCTTTGAACTTAGAAAAGACAATCCCGATCGGGCCAACGCTGCCCTTAACGTGTTGTATACCCATTACAATAACCATTTAAGCGGTTTACGCTCCGACTGGCTTTTTAAAATAGCGGACTTTGTCGTTACCCGGAGCATTGGCAGTAAAGGAGATATTGCCATAGCGCAAAATACCTTATCTGGCTGGTTGCAACGTTATTTACCTCATAAAACCTTTGAACAACATGAATTAAGCCGCAAGACTGCTGTTTTTCTATATGACATTAATGGAAAAAAAATCGGATTCATCAATGAATCCAATCGTGCCATGACGTTTATTGACGACGAGCCGCGTTCGTTCATTGAATTACCCGGTTATCGTCCTGGCACGCTCTTTTACGACCGAAACCGTACCATCATGGGTGAGCTGACTCCATCCGGAGAAATAAAAAGAGAAAATATTTTCCAGAAACATACCAGCGCACTGTTAGTAGCCAAAGTACCTGGTGATCAACTGTCGCAATCTCCAGCTGCTTTAAACCTTCTCATAGCAGATATTCTCAATGAAAATGATCTGGATAAGCTTTATAACGAAAGCGATTCGGAAAAACAATCATGGATTGAGGAAAAGATTTATGGCTACCTGAAAACATGCCGGAAAACCCTGCATATCGATTGTTTTAAAATCATTATTGACCGATATAGTCGTGACACGGTTTACTCGTTACTGGCTGTCATGCCCTCAGCAGCAAACGCCCACCATTTGCTGGAAGTCATGCTCGCTCATGAGGACACACGCCATGAATTATTCTCTTCAGAACGACAAAACCAATTTCACACTTATTTAAAAAATCATAATGCGCAGCTTATTTTTGCCCAATTTCTTCTCAATCATCATAATAAACCCTGGTTTTCCCAGGGTTTGCAAGCGTTTGCGACGTTCGCGAAAGAAACGGGGCAAGCCGACCTGCTTATCGATGCCTTGCACCGACTCCATAAACATACCTACAAACACAAGACAGTCCGCGAGGAACAGTATGACAGGGTGCTCACTGCCTTGCTTGACGGGGAAGAAATATCCTCCGTGATCTGGAAAGATTTTTTAAACGCCGACCAGACATCGATCATTCAGAATGTGGACAACAGGCTGGCTATGTTTTTTAAGCGACGCCATTGTACACCTAATATTATAAAGCTCAATGAACAATCGGATTGGTCTCAAAGCTATCAATATCGTCTTATTTTACTGATTCTCGATAAGCAACGAGACGAATTTTTCAGGCAGCAGGAATTACGCTACGACAAAAAAAACTGTTGGACTGCCCGGGAATTGGGCCAATATAGTCATTTTGTTAAAATGCACGGCAAAACCACCGCCCAAATAGATCGGAAAAACACTATTGCAGACTATCTAATAAGCGAACTGGTCTTTCGATGTGCTAATTTTGGTGATAATTCGTTATTTTATACCACTGATAAAAAATTTGATGGCGATTTTGCCCGTAAAAATTTGCACCGAAGTTATCTGAACGCCATCGCAGCCAGGCATTATTTACCCGACAGTTTAACAAATTTGTGCAAACGCCTGAAAAACTGGTTTAATCGAGCGCCAAAGCAATCCCGGCTTGTCATTGAAGAACTCAAGGCCAACCAGGCAATTATTGACTGGAAAAAAGTGAATGACCAAACATGGGATGTAAACAATTCCATGACCTCTTTGCCCATTATTAGTGCCTATCTGGTTAACTATTCCGGCAGCAAGGATCCTCTTGTCCGTTTAATTACCGATTATTGCACGCATCCGGAATTTCAAAAAAATTCAGCCAATTTTTATCCACTGACCAACGTTATGATCCATTTGCCGGATCGCGATGTCAGTGCCTGCCTGTTTTCCGTTTTGGAGGATATCCTTTCAACCGCACCGGAGTTAATGGATTACACCATATTTTCACATCTTGCTTCCTGTTATGCCAACCGTCACGTCAAACGCGATATGACACCTCATGAACAGCAATTGGCATTAACCAAACATTTCGGCTTACAGCAAAAATACGCCCTGGTACAAAGGTGTTGTCATTTATCCAGGGAAAATCAACGACACAACAAAGAACCCGGGGTTATTCAACTTATAAAAAAAATAGAAACGGAAGCACGTACCGAACAGAAACTCGGCCAACACATTGGAAAATGGTATTTTAATCTGTGGCAATTTGTGAAACGCTTTTGGCATTATGGCCACAAGGGAATCAACCACCCTACTGAGTTCGTAACTTTTTGTGACAGTAATTCTCCCTACACAACACCCGTCAAGAGTCCGGATAATATCCGGACTCCGGAAATAGGCGGACAGGTTATCACAGCCCAGCTTGTCCAACATGAGAAACTACAGATATTCAAAAAGCGTTATGAGAAATTTTTACAGGAGGAAGCCAGGAAAAAAATGAAAGGCGCAACTGCTTCGTATAATGTTGCCACAGAAAAAGCAACCTTTTTTTCCTGCTCAAAAGAGCATAGACGCTCTTCTGACGGTTCCACCACGGCTCCAGTCGACAACCCAATCAGTTTGTTAGATACAAAAAACACCTGCGCTCTATATTCTGTGGTTGTCGAGGGGATCCGGGTTTAG
- a CDS encoding MBL fold metallo-hydrolase, whose product MALKLIFLGSGSAFTLDEDNYHSNVLLQKDHHTMLIDAGSDIRFSLHKLRLNHRDIQNVYISHLHADHIGGLEWLALSTYFDPGCKDKPHLYISEHLVNDLWEKSLCGGLSTLQTEQASLKNFFNVHVIKQHEQLIWQDIPFKLVQAVHVISDYELMPCYGLMFEYNQTRIYLTADTQYAPSQLLDYYEKADIIFHDCETSACKSGVHAHYSELLNIPGELKKKIWLYHYNPGKLPNAKADGFLGFVKRGQVFTF is encoded by the coding sequence ATGGCCTTGAAATTAATTTTCCTCGGCTCAGGATCAGCCTTCACACTCGATGAGGATAATTACCATTCCAATGTCCTGTTACAAAAAGATCATCATACTATGCTCATTGACGCAGGAAGCGACATACGTTTTTCATTACACAAGCTTCGCCTCAATCATCGTGACATACAAAACGTCTATATCAGCCACTTGCACGCCGATCATATTGGCGGCCTTGAATGGCTTGCATTATCCACTTATTTTGATCCAGGATGTAAAGACAAACCCCATCTTTATATTTCAGAACATCTTGTCAATGATTTATGGGAAAAATCATTATGCGGTGGTTTGAGCACCCTCCAGACCGAGCAAGCCAGTCTGAAAAATTTTTTTAATGTTCATGTTATCAAACAACACGAACAACTGATTTGGCAAGACATTCCCTTTAAACTCGTGCAAGCCGTTCATGTGATCAGCGATTATGAGTTAATGCCTTGTTATGGTTTGATGTTTGAATATAACCAAACCCGTATTTACCTCACTGCAGATACCCAGTACGCCCCTAGCCAGCTTCTGGATTATTATGAAAAAGCCGATATCATTTTTCATGATTGCGAAACATCGGCATGCAAAAGCGGCGTTCATGCCCATTATTCGGAACTCCTCAATATTCCCGGAGAGTTAAAGAAAAAAATATGGTTATATCACTATAATCCTGGAAAATTACCCAATGCGAAAGCCGATGGATTTCTGGGATTTGTCAAAAGAGGCCAGGTGTTTACTTTCTAG